A region of Maridesulfovibrio sp. DNA encodes the following proteins:
- a CDS encoding 6-hydroxymethylpterin diphosphokinase MptE-like protein — translation MSAYPFLKDNIEALSTYNPPFYSWLSSQDIDEEQLTNSLFQNKWNILDWKMEDGNGMFETVPPNALYKSWTAKEKPNTSATIIVGCNVGYGLNQVLMNTPESHKVIVVEPNPEMLLACLGQTDYRPFLKAGKLHFCPVDENSLMSIIKDLDLQFVYGKIYLRSDMASQQLGPEYARWSNIIRNKLESFSAEMNTLRLKQDVMVGNELDNFSRILGDGSITPLKGSGRGMGAVILGAGPSLAEFGPELAKNPGQAIFTTSLQGLPAVQKVGIKPHFCVGIDYNDSMINVYKQLDREWAKDIPLIYSSKLDHKVLEAYPGPTIPMWTVGGIGTFVLGNHEEIFDAGSNVSITLARFLDWCGFKHILLVGQDFAWKGDSSHAPGHQNTNAVRNNSYNPAMLVELKNADGEKLSSTVQYVTSKREMEDDIKKLQTPFYNLYGGCAVIEGTHNVDMQKINEAGLLSAIPEIMDSFENAMKKTSTPRPLPNFEPRSPKWTSSLNHVTKRLEKLFRKHGKNQDEIHKALHDVYFFIRQDLLYMPYLYNEILDIAGLARAQASYTPKDLPRYKRIVKKILTKVRHMDRSICFTGNRKAA, via the coding sequence ATGTCAGCCTATCCTTTTCTTAAAGACAACATCGAAGCACTTTCAACATACAACCCGCCCTTTTATTCCTGGCTGAGCAGTCAGGATATTGACGAAGAGCAGCTTACAAACTCACTCTTCCAGAATAAGTGGAACATTCTAGACTGGAAAATGGAAGACGGTAACGGAATGTTCGAAACCGTACCGCCCAATGCCCTTTATAAAAGTTGGACCGCAAAAGAAAAACCAAATACCAGTGCCACCATCATTGTGGGTTGCAACGTGGGTTACGGGCTTAATCAGGTGCTGATGAATACACCGGAAAGTCACAAGGTAATTGTTGTCGAGCCGAATCCCGAGATGTTGCTCGCCTGCCTGGGGCAGACTGACTACCGCCCTTTCCTGAAGGCCGGCAAGCTCCATTTTTGTCCAGTCGATGAAAACAGTTTGATGAGTATCATTAAAGACCTCGACCTTCAATTCGTATACGGTAAAATTTATTTGCGATCAGACATGGCAAGCCAGCAGCTCGGCCCGGAATATGCCCGCTGGTCCAATATAATACGTAATAAACTTGAATCCTTCTCGGCTGAAATGAACACCCTGAGACTCAAGCAGGATGTCATGGTCGGCAACGAGCTGGATAATTTTTCACGCATCCTCGGAGACGGAAGCATCACCCCGCTCAAAGGGTCAGGACGCGGAATGGGTGCGGTAATTCTGGGTGCAGGGCCGTCACTGGCTGAATTCGGTCCCGAGCTGGCAAAGAATCCGGGGCAGGCCATCTTCACCACCTCGCTGCAGGGTCTTCCCGCTGTCCAAAAAGTGGGCATCAAACCCCATTTCTGTGTAGGTATCGACTATAACGATTCTATGATCAACGTATACAAGCAGTTGGATCGCGAGTGGGCCAAAGATATCCCGCTCATCTACTCCTCCAAGCTGGACCATAAAGTGCTTGAAGCATACCCCGGACCGACTATTCCCATGTGGACCGTGGGCGGAATCGGAACCTTCGTCCTTGGCAACCACGAAGAAATTTTTGACGCAGGCAGTAACGTCAGCATCACGTTGGCAAGATTTCTTGACTGGTGCGGATTCAAGCATATTCTGCTCGTGGGTCAGGATTTCGCATGGAAGGGAGACTCTTCCCATGCTCCCGGCCACCAGAACACCAATGCAGTACGAAACAACAGCTACAATCCGGCCATGCTGGTAGAACTGAAAAATGCTGATGGAGAAAAACTCAGCTCAACAGTGCAGTATGTGACATCAAAACGGGAAATGGAAGATGACATCAAAAAGCTCCAGACACCGTTTTACAACCTCTACGGCGGCTGTGCTGTAATTGAAGGCACACACAATGTGGATATGCAGAAAATAAACGAGGCGGGATTGCTCTCTGCCATTCCCGAAATCATGGATTCATTTGAGAACGCCATGAAGAAGACTTCCACACCTAGGCCTTTGCCCAATTTCGAACCGCGCAGTCCCAAGTGGACATCATCGCTTAACCATGTGACCAAGAGGCTGGAAAAACTTTTCCGCAAACATGGGAAAAATCAGGATGAGATCCATAAGGCTCTCCATGATGTATACTTTTTCATCAGGCAGGATCTGCTCTACATGCCCTACCTGTATAATGAAATTCTCGATATCGCTGGGCTGGCAAGGGCTCAGGCAAGCTATACCCCCAAGGATCTGCCCCGATACAAAAGGATAGTCAAAAAAATACTGACCAAAGTCCGCCACATGGACCGGTCCATCTGCTTCACCGGAAACCGCAAGGCGGCCTGA
- a CDS encoding sulfotransferase family 2 domain-containing protein has protein sequence MEYNLIKSLDDIEYGATLLIYGTGEAAQELFVALRKKRPDVTIECFMDSYKYSGDICSVPIVNVSEIGRFSACKVVIASMYYEEIAAELEARGCIDYFVFSKRDHSAHIVNDFIMIDRHKMLMLRETPSLEMEGVFYIFNLGPGVDAEKRLINFLGCEDIPCGGHAFLTVLDYDYEAVFSRINHRRYNRFCLIDYDGSDSQLIGLTEYITNFLDKQVLIYKRPYPQRNFSVVEGKKLLFLEICKNALSSSVEIIKQVADKYRDYRVLFMKQRNFGDVCDPVFESYTKFAIVRNPYQRLSSVYSHIMREAPNAFLYPVLKKSIPNFDFESFCKFVAKCPDEFADVHFKSQTAHLTLPNGLASDFNLLRMENYADDIKSFFASIGEDIEVLHKNRSRPNKVDYIKDYYTPELIQLVNERYKDDFINFGYDFL, from the coding sequence GTTACTATTGAATGTTTTATGGATAGTTACAAATATTCAGGTGATATTTGTTCGGTTCCGATAGTTAATGTATCTGAAATAGGGCGTTTCAGTGCATGTAAGGTTGTTATTGCATCTATGTATTATGAGGAAATAGCAGCAGAACTTGAAGCCAGAGGCTGCATTGATTATTTTGTTTTTTCAAAAAGAGATCATTCTGCTCATATTGTTAACGATTTTATTATGATAGACAGGCATAAAATGCTTATGCTTCGAGAGACTCCAAGTCTGGAAATGGAAGGTGTATTTTATATTTTCAATCTTGGTCCCGGGGTAGATGCTGAGAAAAGGTTAATAAATTTTTTAGGCTGTGAAGATATTCCCTGTGGCGGCCATGCTTTTTTAACTGTTCTTGATTATGATTATGAGGCTGTTTTCAGCAGGATTAATCATCGCAGATATAATAGATTCTGCCTAATCGACTATGATGGAAGTGATTCCCAGCTTATCGGCCTGACCGAATATATAACAAATTTTTTGGATAAACAGGTTTTAATTTATAAACGTCCTTATCCTCAGCGAAATTTTTCAGTTGTTGAGGGGAAAAAGCTCTTATTCCTTGAAATATGTAAAAATGCACTTTCCAGTTCAGTTGAAATAATTAAGCAGGTAGCTGATAAATACAGAGACTACCGGGTTCTTTTTATGAAGCAGCGCAATTTTGGGGACGTATGTGATCCTGTTTTTGAAAGTTATACCAAGTTTGCTATTGTTCGAAATCCTTACCAAAGGCTGTCTTCTGTTTATTCCCATATAATGCGGGAGGCGCCGAACGCTTTTCTTTATCCTGTTTTAAAAAAATCCATTCCGAATTTTGACTTTGAGTCATTTTGTAAATTTGTCGCAAAATGCCCGGATGAATTCGCTGATGTGCATTTTAAATCCCAGACTGCCCATCTGACCCTTCCTAACGGATTAGCCAGTGATTTCAATCTGCTGCGTATGGAAAATTACGCCGATGATATTAAGAGTTTTTTTGCTTCAATAGGCGAGGATATTGAAGTTCTCCACAAGAATAGATCCCGGCCTAACAAGGTTGATTACATCAAGGATTATTATACCCCAGAGTTGATTCAGCTTGTTAATGAGAGGTATAAGGATGATTTTATAAATTTCGGGTATGACTTTTTGTAG